The following coding sequences lie in one Silene latifolia isolate original U9 population chromosome 5, ASM4854445v1, whole genome shotgun sequence genomic window:
- the LOC141657274 gene encoding 10 kDa chaperonin, mitochondrial-like, with protein MAKRLIPMLNRVLVEKIVAPAKTTSGILLPETSAKLNSGKVVAVGPGLRNKLGENIPTSVKEGETVLLPEYGGTTVKLGEKEYHLYRDEDILGTLHD; from the exons ATGGCAAAGCGTTTGATACCCATGTTGAATCGTGTTTTGGTTGAAAAAATTGTGGCACCTGCTAAAACTACTTCTGGAATTCTGCTTCCTGAAACCAGCGCTAAG CTGAACTCTGGGAAAGTTGTTGCGGTGGGTCCAGGTCTTCGTAATAAGCTGGGGGAGAATATTCCTACTTCTGTCAAGGAAGGGGAAACTGTTCTTTTGCCAGAGTATGGAGGCACTACAGTGAAGCTTGGCGAGAAAGA GTATCATTTGTACCGGGACGAAGATATTCTCGGCACCTTGCATGACTGA
- the LOC141657275 gene encoding serine carboxypeptidase-like 45 gives MSPITCLLLFSTLIHYTTRVTSYPETELIKNLPGQPTVNFKQFAGYVTVDEAQQRHLFYYFVEAETNPDSKPLVLWLNGGFLLHKPGPVVHLVGYGAFLEHGPFRPSENGLVTNEYSWNKEANMLYLETPAGVGFSYSSNKSFYNSVNDEITAKDNLEFLQKWLTKFPEYKKSDLFITGESYAGHYVPQLADLILKTNLGSNLKGIALGNPLLEFNTDFNSRGEYLWSHGIISDATYGLLQNVCNYSQIRRQYYKQAFTPECGMVLNKMNSEMSVYLNPYDIIVDVCLYKQKRFLAHYLKDEKLDACQEDKTTNYLKKQEVQKALHAQLVGVTEWTICSSVVNYHVDDTEVSTLPLLATLMRLGVRVLLYSGDQDTVIPLTGTRTLANRLAVEMGLNETVPYNIWLQDNQIGGWTQAFGDNILTFATVRGAAHEVPFSQPARSMLLFSSFLQGKPLPKAP, from the exons ATGTCACCCATAACATGCCTCCTACTTTTTTCAACTCTCATACATTATACAACTCGAGTTACATCTTATCCTGAAACTGAGTTAATCAAAAATTTACCAGGACAACCAACAGTGAATTTCAAGCAGTTTGCTGGATATGTCACTGTTGACGAAGCCCAACAAAGACATCTCTTTTACTACTTTGTCGAAGCCGAAACTAATCCAGACTCTAAGCCCCTTGTTCTTTGGCTTAATGGAGGTTTTCTTCTTCACAAACCC GGGCCTGTTGTTCATCTTGTTGGATATGGAGCCTTCTTGGAACATGGACCTTTCAGACCTAGTGAAAATGGCTTGGTCACCAATGAATACAGCTGGAACAAAG AAGCAAATATGTTATACTTGGAAACACCAGCAGGAGTTGGTTTTTCCTATTCTTCTAACAAATCATTCTATAACAGTGTTAATGATGAAATTACAG CAAAAGACAATCTTGAATTTCTTCAGAAGTGGCTTACTAAATTTCCTGAATACAAAAAGAGTGACTTGTTTATTACAGGAGAGAGTTATGCAG GGCATTATGTACCACAGCTTGCCGACCTGATCTTAAAGACGAACCTCGGATCAAATCTCAAGGGAATTGCT CTAGGAAATCCGTTACTAGAATTCAACACAGACTTCAATTCAAGAGGAGAGTACCTTTGGTCACATGGTATAATATCAGATGCAACATATGGTCTTCTACAAAATGTATGCAATTATTCACAAATTAGAAGACAATATTATAAACAAGCTTTTACACCGGAATGCGGTATGGTGTTGAACAAAATGAATTCTGAAATGAGCGTCTACCTCAATCCTTATGACATTATTGTTGATGTTTGTTTATACAAACAAAAGCGCTTTCTCGCTCACTATTTG AAGGATGAGAAACTTGATGCTTGTCAAGAAGATAAAACAACAAATTACCTGAAAAAGCAAGAAGTGCAGAAGGCTTTACATGCACAGCTTGTGGGTGTCACTGAATGGACTATTTGTAGCAG TGTTGTAAACTATCATGTGGACGACACTGAAGTGTCTACGCTTCCTTTACTGGCCACTTTAATGAGGCTTGGTGTTCGGGTTCTTCTATACAG TGGTGACCAAGATACAGTGATCCCACTAACCGGAACACGAACCCTTGCTAATCGATTGGCAGTGGAAATGGGGCTCAACGAGACCGTGCCATACAATATTTGGTTACAAGATAACCAG ATTGGAGGGTGGACTCAAGCCTTTGGAGACAATATCTTGACATTTGCAACCGTAAGAGGCGCAGCGCATGAAGTTCCATTTTCGCAACCAGCACGATCAATGCTGCTCTTTAGCTCTTTCCTTCAAGGAAAGCCTCTCCCAAAGGCACCTTAA